The segment ATCGAAGACAGACTTTTTATCTGTCACAGGAAAGAAACATTTGATTTCATTTGTATTGAGCCGATCAAAGAATATATCCTTCGGTCGATAAGAGTATTTGATCGCCAAGGGAAATTTATTGCTTGGCTAGCAAAAAAAGTCCGGTCATGAATTTCTTCAACTTTTTGAAAAGCCCTATATACGCATTTTGTATAATAGGGTTTTATTTTATTTAGTTTGATTGTTGATAATAGCCGTATTTATTGACATTTCTAAAATTTTATTGTAATCTTAAGGAAATAAAGATAATTTTCCCTTCATGAATATCTCTGAATTAGCGCGTATTCTCAAAATTCCACCTCAAGATCTTCGGGATAATCTCCCGAAGCTTGGTTTTGATATTGGTCAGAAGGCTATCAAAATTGATAATCACACAGCAAATAAAATTATTCGTTCCTGGGGGATGTTGTCCCGACGTCTTGCCTCTCGTCGCGTCGCTGAGGTAAAAGTAAAATTAGTCGCACCGGCTGATGTTACAAAAATTAGCGTGCCACCTTTTATTACCGTCAAAGATTTTTCGGCTTTAGTGAAGCTGCCAATTAATAAAATTTTGGCTGAGTTAATGAAGAACAATATTTTTGCCTCAATGAATGAGAAAATTGACTTTGAAACTGCAGCGGTGATTGGTGCTGATTTAGGAGTTGAAGTCTCAGCCGTTAATGATGAATCAGTAATTGACGACGCACAATCAGCTCAAGACAAAATTAAAACTTCTTTGGCAGAAAAAGAATCTACCGATAATTTAATTACCCGTCCACCCGTTGTAGTTATTATGGGTCACGTTGACCATGGAAAAACAAAATTATTAGACACAATTAGACATAGTGATGTTGTGGCTTCTGAAGCTGGAGGAATTACTCAGCATATTGGTGCTTACCAAATTTCTCATAACCAAAAACAAATTACCTTTATTGATACCCCGGGTCATGAAGCTTTTACTGCCATGCGTAATCGCGGTGCCAAAGTTGCTGACTTAGCTGTTTTGGTTGTGGCTGCTGATGATGGTGTTAAGCCACAAACCATTGAAGCTTATCGTATTATTGAAGCAGCTAAAATACCCTTTTTAGTCGCAATTAATAAAATTGATAAAAATGATGCTAATGTTGAAAAAGTAAAACAAGAATTATCGTCAATGCTTCAAATTGTTGTTGAAGATTGGGGAGGAAAAACAATTTGTGTTCCATTGTCTGCCAAGACCGCAGAAGGTGTTCCTGAGCTTTTGGATATGTTGTTATTAATGTCTGAAGTCCAGGCCGATACTCTTAAGGCTGATCCGACTGTTTCAGCCGTTGGAACAATTATTGAATCTCGTTTAGATAAAGGCGAAGGAGCGATTGCAACGGTTTTGGTTCAAAATGGAACTCTGCACGTTGGAGATCCAATTATGTTTGATGGATTCTCAGCTGGCAAAGTTCGCTCACTTAAAGATTTTACTGGTTCATTAGTTAAAGAAGCTCTGCCTGGAACACCAGTGAAATTAATTGGCTTAAAAACTGTGCCAGTGGTTGGTGATATTTTAGAAGTTGGCGAAGGTGAAAAAAATAAATCAAAAATGTATAGTCTTCATCAGCCATCCGCTTTAACGCAACTGGTTGATACCTCAGATGATACTGAAGAAAAAACTCCAGCCGCAGTTATTAATTTAATTATTAAAAGCGACATGTTGGGTTCTGGAGAGGCTATTGAGAATTCGCTTTCTAAAATTGATTCTCAAGGTGTTCGAG is part of the Candidatus Falkowbacteria bacterium genome and harbors:
- a CDS encoding translation initiation factor IF-2 yields the protein MNISELARILKIPPQDLRDNLPKLGFDIGQKAIKIDNHTANKIIRSWGMLSRRLASRRVAEVKVKLVAPADVTKISVPPFITVKDFSALVKLPINKILAELMKNNIFASMNEKIDFETAAVIGADLGVEVSAVNDESVIDDAQSAQDKIKTSLAEKESTDNLITRPPVVVIMGHVDHGKTKLLDTIRHSDVVASEAGGITQHIGAYQISHNQKQITFIDTPGHEAFTAMRNRGAKVADLAVLVVAADDGVKPQTIEAYRIIEAAKIPFLVAINKIDKNDANVEKVKQELSSMLQIVVEDWGGKTICVPLSAKTAEGVPELLDMLLLMSEVQADTLKADPTVSAVGTIIESRLDKGEGAIATVLVQNGTLHVGDPIMFDGFSAGKVRSLKDFTGSLVKEALPGTPVKLIGLKTVPVVGDILEVGEGEKNKSKMYSLHQPSALTQLVDTSDDTEEKTPAAVINLIIKSDMLGSGEAIENSLSKIDSQGVRVQIISKGLGNITEGDILRAETNGAKIVGFNVKVSPQVENLARDKNVSVKLYKIIYDLINEIKGTIQELVKPEVERVDLGRLKVLAIFRTEPKFQIVGGKVLDGEIKVNAIVEVMRDKELISTGTLVGLQSAKVEVSSVEENQECGARFEGKPIVEIGDILVCYEEKKIIKKVG